A genomic stretch from Tenrec ecaudatus isolate mTenEca1 chromosome X, mTenEca1.hap1, whole genome shotgun sequence includes:
- the LOC142433557 gene encoding E3 ubiquitin-protein ligase Siah1-like produces the protein MSHHGSPQLATDAPVTDTGIPPSNSFLVSLFECPVCFDSALPPILQCQNGHLVCSNCHPKLEICPTCRVPLGSIRNLALEKLANAVQFPCKYTFWGCERILAHTDIAEHQVSCEFRSYTCPFPGVSCKWIGLMNAMVPHLMDQHRIVTTQQGEDTVFFASGILRPGTFDWVMVQCCFGFNFMVILHKVDRYGDQKFYAIVQLIGTFAQAQNFVYKLELHCPRQRLTWEAIPRSLQEGIETAMMSRECLMFNKSVAKLFAKNGNLSMNVSISRW, from the coding sequence AGCCATCACGGGTCTCCACAATTAGCTACAGATGCTCCGGTGACTGACACAGGCATACCCCCATCCAACAGTTTCTTGGTGAGTCTATTTGAATGCCCTGTGTGCTTTGACTCAGCGTTACCACCAATTCTTCAATGTCAGAATGGGCATCTTGTTTGTAGCAACTGCCATCCAAAGCTTGAAATTTGTCCAACTTGCCGGGTTCCCTTGGGCTCTATTCGCAACTTGGCTCTGGAAAAACTGGCCAATGCAGTGCAGTTCCCTTGTAAATATACCTTCTGGGGATGCGAAAGAATTCTTGCGCACACGGACATAGCAGAACACCAAGTGAGCTGTGAATTTAGGTCTTATACGTGTCCATTCCCGGGTGTTTCCTGTAAGTGGATCGGACTTATGAACGCTATGGTGCCACATCTGATGGATCAACATAGGATCGTTACAACCCAACAAGGAGAAGACACAGTTTTCTTTGCTTCGGGCATTCTCCGTCCTGGTACTTTTGACTGGGTCATGGTACAATGTTGTTTTGGATTCAACTTTATGGTTATATTGCATAAAGTGGACAGATATGGCGATCAGAAGTTCTATGCAATTGTACAGTTGATAGGAACGTTTGCACAGGCTCAAAATTTTGTTTATAAACTTGAACTGCATTGCCCTAGGCAGCGTTTGACTTGGGAAGCAATTCCACGATCGCTTCAGGAAGGAATTGAAACAGCCATGATGAGTAGGGAGTGCCTGATGTTTAATAAGAGTGTTGCAAAGCTGTTTGCAAAAAACGGCAACTTAAGCATGAATGTCAGTATTTCCAGGTGGTAA